Proteins encoded together in one Candidatus Aminicenantes bacterium window:
- a CDS encoding ATP-binding protein yields the protein MTDAYKIKMKKTNKKSKKPVNIESSAPNKARPFPITRARALRRLGKRKGLISGAVRSPLLTWICKHLNFDRELAATFVALFAEAIDHNGLADLETVAERHCLKGEARLPFTASVERLRQSGLVVVNRGKASRSILMDSMVELDAIVFVEILHGKDSDSRVDFDDPLAVIGEADELLHLSHDREISRQMLFSSLSRLAAKSAGRNPLGAWLKGLPAIEMALFFMAASMAAVTRRAYDLDDFFSDCQLPMGEKGHLLRLINDGQTLVAKRYLVEFKNNDMSDCLAFKLGPGSIEKLYPRLRNVGRDDDAGGGEVVRLKPCPEKPTMLFLPAGMAKELTVLERACTPASFRRFTSGLRKAGLPQGLTILLHGAPGTGKTIAALNLACAAGRPILQVDMSQLRDKYVGESEKNVRIVFDRWRECSKGDAPAPLLLLNEADAMVGRRVAVGHSVDQMHNIMQNVLLEEMEHFEGILVATTNLIDNIDSAFDRRFLYKLRFDLPGKVERRRIWQSRMPKLEMEWAARLAAYPLSGAQIENVARRALLDGLLKKRIELTDLEAMAIAEGSFREGKVCVMGFAPKHAKD from the coding sequence AATGAAAAAAACAAATAAAAAATCAAAAAAACCTGTCAATATTGAGAGTTCCGCGCCCAATAAAGCAAGGCCGTTCCCGATCACCCGCGCCAGGGCTCTGCGTCGATTGGGGAAACGGAAAGGGCTCATAAGCGGCGCCGTTCGCTCACCACTGCTGACGTGGATCTGCAAGCACCTGAACTTCGACCGCGAACTGGCCGCAACCTTCGTCGCCCTTTTCGCCGAGGCTATCGACCACAACGGTCTGGCAGACTTGGAAACGGTCGCCGAAAGGCACTGTCTGAAAGGCGAGGCCCGGCTACCGTTCACCGCTTCCGTGGAGAGGCTCCGGCAGTCGGGCCTGGTGGTGGTAAACCGAGGGAAAGCATCGCGCTCAATTCTCATGGACTCCATGGTGGAACTGGACGCAATCGTCTTCGTGGAAATACTCCATGGCAAAGACAGCGACTCCCGCGTTGATTTCGACGACCCCCTGGCGGTCATCGGCGAAGCGGATGAGCTGCTGCACCTTTCGCATGATCGTGAGATCTCCCGGCAGATGCTCTTTTCCAGTCTCTCCCGCCTGGCCGCCAAGAGCGCCGGACGCAATCCGCTCGGGGCCTGGCTAAAAGGGTTGCCTGCAATCGAGATGGCACTCTTTTTCATGGCCGCTTCAATGGCGGCTGTCACGCGCAGGGCGTACGACCTGGATGACTTCTTCAGCGACTGCCAGCTGCCTATGGGCGAAAAGGGACACCTACTGCGCCTCATCAACGACGGCCAGACGTTGGTTGCCAAGCGTTACCTTGTAGAGTTCAAAAATAACGATATGTCCGATTGCCTGGCCTTCAAGCTGGGGCCGGGATCAATCGAGAAGTTGTACCCACGACTGCGCAATGTCGGCAGAGATGATGATGCCGGGGGCGGAGAGGTAGTTAGGCTCAAGCCCTGTCCGGAAAAGCCCACTATGCTCTTCTTACCCGCAGGGATGGCAAAAGAGTTGACCGTCCTGGAGCGCGCCTGCACCCCTGCTAGTTTCCGCCGCTTCACGAGCGGCCTCAGGAAGGCTGGGCTGCCCCAGGGGCTGACCATCCTGCTGCACGGCGCCCCGGGCACGGGCAAGACCATCGCCGCCTTGAACCTGGCCTGTGCTGCTGGCCGCCCCATCCTACAGGTCGACATGAGCCAGCTGCGCGACAAGTACGTGGGCGAGAGCGAAAAGAATGTGCGCATTGTGTTCGACCGCTGGCGCGAGTGCAGCAAGGGCGACGCCCCGGCACCGTTGCTGCTGCTTAACGAGGCCGATGCAATGGTCGGACGCCGCGTCGCGGTGGGCCACAGCGTTGACCAGATGCACAACATAATGCAGAATGTCCTGCTTGAGGAGATGGAGCATTTCGAGGGCATCCTGGTAGCCACCACCAACCTTATCGACAACATCGACAGCGCTTTTGACCGTCGATTCTTGTACAAGCTGCGCTTCGATCTGCCCGGGAAGGTGGAGCGCCGACGCATCTGGCAAAGCCGCATGCCAAAGCTAGAGATGGAATGGGCAGCGCGCCTGGCCGCCTACCCTCTGAGTGGCGCCCAGATCGAGAACGTCGCGCGCCGCGCCCTGCTCGACGGACTGCTAAAGAAGCGCATCGAGCTGACGGATCTGGAAGCAATGGCCATTGCCGAGGGCTCCTTCCGCGAAGGCAAGGTATGTGTCATGGGATTCGCGCCCAAGCATGCCAAGGATTAA